The following coding sequences lie in one Miscanthus floridulus cultivar M001 chromosome 9, ASM1932011v1, whole genome shotgun sequence genomic window:
- the LOC136479437 gene encoding uncharacterized protein, protein MAPKWVVMKPKKATARASHDEEWVPSKMGEAELNRMVEAGVLPDRVTAEWCPASGEPFPMPHTDGVVVFEDYFWCGFGFPVHPFLRDLLEFWRVSLCNLHPNTILHISIFIHFSEVYLGVLPHFNLFRHLFWLKKKGGGSSKVVGNVYLQLRDRMASEYINVP, encoded by the coding sequence atggcgccaaagTGGGTAGTTATGAAGCCAAAGAAGGCAACCGCTAGAGCCAGCCATGATGAGGAATGGGTGCCATCGAAGATGGGGGAGGCAGAGCTCAacaggatggtggaggcgggcgttctcCCAGACCGTGTCACCGCCGAATGGTGtccagccagtggtgagcccttcccgatgccTCACACTGATGGAGTTGtagtgtttgaggattatttttgGTGTGGGTTTGggtttcctgttcatcctttcttgagggatctgttggagttctggagagttagtctatgcaatctccacccaaacaccatcttgcacatctctatcTTTATCCACTTCAGTGAGGTGTATCTAGGggttcttccgcacttcaacctcttcagacacctgttctggttgaagaagaagggtggcggcagttccaaggtggtcggcaacGTATATCTGCAACTCCGGGACAGGATGGCGAgcgagtacattaatgtaccATAG